A single genomic interval of Agromyces cerinus harbors:
- a CDS encoding DeoR/GlpR family DNA-binding transcription regulator produces the protein MSIDAAPANAPLDAPRRRELALALVAERGFVRVAELSRAFGVTTVTARADLDALERQGGIRRVHGGAVPLSSPLAAERPEREPSFEEALEASVEPKRLIGEHAASLVRSGQSIILDVGTTTLQIARALRARADLEDLVVFTNGLSIALELEAEIPRFTVVVTGGTLRPKQHSLVHPLAGSMLDEVHVDLAFIGCNGVDAAHGVTNANLPEASVKSLMMRAAARSIVVADGSKLGEVHLGRIAPIDAFDGLVTDAAAPTPIVAELLDAGLAVDFARDPRVDP, from the coding sequence ATGTCCATCGACGCCGCGCCCGCGAACGCGCCCCTCGACGCGCCGCGGCGCCGCGAACTCGCCCTCGCCCTCGTCGCCGAACGCGGCTTCGTGCGCGTCGCCGAACTCTCGCGCGCGTTCGGCGTCACGACCGTCACCGCACGCGCCGACCTCGACGCCCTCGAGCGGCAGGGGGGCATCCGGCGGGTCCACGGCGGCGCCGTGCCGCTCAGCTCGCCGCTCGCCGCCGAGCGCCCCGAACGCGAACCGAGCTTCGAAGAGGCGCTCGAGGCATCCGTCGAACCGAAACGGCTCATCGGCGAACACGCCGCCTCGCTCGTGCGCAGCGGCCAGAGCATCATCCTCGACGTCGGCACCACGACCCTGCAGATCGCCAGAGCACTCCGCGCCCGCGCCGACCTCGAAGATCTGGTGGTGTTCACGAACGGCCTGTCGATCGCCCTCGAACTCGAGGCCGAGATCCCGCGCTTCACGGTCGTGGTCACCGGCGGCACGCTGCGACCGAAGCAGCACTCGCTCGTGCATCCGCTCGCCGGATCGATGCTCGACGAGGTGCACGTCGACCTCGCCTTCATCGGCTGCAACGGGGTGGACGCCGCGCACGGCGTCACGAACGCCAACCTGCCCGAGGCATCGGTCAAGTCCCTCATGATGCGAGCGGCCGCGCGCTCGATCGTCGTCGCCGACGGGTCGAAGCTCGGCGAGGTGCACCTCGGCAGGATCGCCCCGATCGACGCCTTCGACGGGCTCGTCACCGATGCCGCAGCCCCCACGCCGATCGTCGCCGAACTGCTCGATGCGGGGCTCGCCGTGGACTTCGCCAGAGACCCTAGAGTGGATCCATGA
- a CDS encoding aldose 1-epimerase family protein: MTLPTGEQFVLETTTSSGDIRATITAVAAGIRTLSINGIDLVPPFAEDQTPPAGAGIVLVPWPNRIRDGRWSHDGVDHQLVISEPARNNAIHGLLRNTEYKPISRERDSVTLSATVYPQLGYPFLLGTAVHYELVPDGLRVTHYVENLGADPAPVAIGTHPYLKIGGVPTADLELRLDAASHIEVDERLLPTGEVPVDGTEWDFREGRRVGDVSLDDAFGEIASEDGQVLHTLTAPDGRTVSIWADSEFEYVQVYTTTAFPGEDGDVAVAIEPMTAPAEAFNSGRGLRWLDPGEEWQISWGIRFEGFAAE; the protein is encoded by the coding sequence ATGACCCTTCCCACGGGCGAGCAGTTCGTGCTCGAGACGACGACGTCGAGCGGCGACATCCGCGCGACCATCACCGCCGTCGCCGCAGGCATCCGCACCCTCAGCATCAACGGCATCGACCTCGTGCCGCCGTTCGCAGAAGACCAGACGCCTCCCGCAGGGGCCGGCATCGTGCTCGTGCCGTGGCCGAACCGCATCCGCGACGGTCGCTGGAGCCACGACGGCGTCGACCACCAGCTCGTGATCTCCGAGCCGGCGCGGAACAACGCCATCCATGGGCTGCTCCGCAACACCGAGTACAAGCCGATCTCGCGCGAACGCGACTCGGTCACGCTCTCGGCGACGGTGTACCCGCAACTCGGCTACCCGTTCCTGCTCGGCACGGCCGTGCACTACGAACTCGTCCCCGACGGACTGCGCGTCACCCACTACGTGGAGAACCTCGGCGCCGATCCCGCGCCAGTCGCGATCGGCACCCACCCGTACCTGAAGATCGGCGGCGTGCCGACGGCCGACCTCGAGCTGCGCCTCGACGCCGCGAGCCACATCGAGGTCGACGAGCGCTTGCTGCCGACCGGTGAGGTGCCGGTCGACGGCACCGAGTGGGACTTCCGCGAGGGCCGCCGCGTCGGCGACGTCTCGCTCGACGACGCCTTCGGCGAGATCGCGAGCGAAGACGGTCAGGTGCTGCACACGCTCACCGCACCCGACGGCCGCACGGTCTCGATCTGGGCCGACTCGGAGTTCGAGTACGTGCAGGTCTACACCACGACCGCGTTCCCCGGCGAAGACGGCGACGTCGCGGTCGCGATCGAACCCATGACCGCGCCCGCCGAGGCGTTCAACTCCGGCCGCGGCCTGCGCTGGCTCGACCCGGGCGAAGAGTGGCAGATCTCATGGGGCATCCGCTTCGAGGGCTTCGCGGCGGAGTAG
- a CDS encoding MarP family serine protease, which translates to MVWSIVLDVALVLVFIGAIVNGWRAGLLRTAAGLVGLVAAGIAAYFVMPWIAALVPWPEWRAPAAIAAAVTLLCLGAWLGAVVGRLLSRGVRAVKLGALDRILGAVGNLLVTAFVVALVASGVSAMGVPVLSPAIAGSRVLQGLDAVTPAPTRTLLAEIRTAALGDGLPWLVDVLGGPTEAPALPTFDVDDPELAAAAASVVRVTGSAFQCGSTLSGSGFVVAPDRIVTNAHVVAGVTEPIVEAPGQPAVPGRVVSYDAEHDLALIAVDGLATPPLALATPSLGQEVAVAGYPFGGPFELRPANVMASGPLTIQTDGRTSTRDIVTLAADVDHGNSGGPVLTGDGEVAAVVFAKSETVDNVGFAIPTSTLAPLASEASSLDASVDSGTCVVG; encoded by the coding sequence GTGGTCTGGAGCATCGTGCTCGACGTCGCACTCGTGCTCGTCTTCATCGGCGCGATCGTGAACGGCTGGCGCGCCGGACTCCTGCGCACGGCCGCCGGACTCGTGGGTCTCGTCGCCGCCGGCATCGCCGCGTACTTCGTGATGCCGTGGATCGCAGCCCTGGTGCCATGGCCCGAGTGGCGGGCGCCCGCGGCGATCGCGGCGGCCGTCACCCTGCTCTGCCTCGGCGCCTGGCTCGGCGCGGTGGTCGGGCGGCTCCTGAGCCGTGGTGTGCGGGCGGTCAAACTCGGCGCGCTCGATCGCATCCTCGGCGCCGTGGGCAACCTGCTCGTGACCGCGTTCGTCGTCGCGCTCGTCGCCTCGGGCGTCTCGGCGATGGGCGTGCCCGTGCTCTCCCCCGCGATCGCCGGGTCGCGCGTGCTGCAGGGGCTCGACGCCGTCACCCCCGCACCGACCCGCACGCTGCTCGCCGAGATCCGCACGGCCGCCCTCGGCGACGGCCTCCCCTGGCTCGTCGACGTGCTCGGTGGGCCGACCGAGGCCCCCGCCCTGCCCACGTTCGACGTCGACGATCCCGAACTCGCCGCCGCCGCGGCATCCGTCGTGCGCGTCACCGGCAGCGCCTTCCAGTGCGGCTCGACCCTCTCGGGCAGCGGCTTCGTCGTCGCGCCCGACCGCATCGTGACGAACGCGCACGTCGTCGCCGGGGTGACCGAGCCGATCGTCGAGGCGCCCGGCCAGCCGGCGGTGCCCGGCCGCGTGGTCTCGTACGACGCGGAGCACGATCTCGCGCTCATCGCGGTCGACGGCCTCGCGACGCCGCCGCTCGCACTGGCCACGCCGTCGCTCGGGCAGGAGGTCGCGGTGGCCGGCTATCCATTCGGCGGTCCGTTCGAGCTGCGCCCGGCCAACGTCATGGCGAGCGGGCCGCTGACCATCCAGACCGACGGCCGCACCTCGACACGCGACATCGTGACGCTCGCCGCCGACGTCGACCACGGCAACTCCGGCGGCCCGGTGCTCACGGGTGACGGCGAGGTCGCCGCGGTCGTCTTCGCGAAGTCCGAGACGGTCGACAACGTCGGCTTCGCCATCCCGACCTCGACCCTGGCGCCACTCGCGAGCGAGGCGTCGAGCCTCGATGCGAGCGTCGACTCGGGGACATGCGTCGTCGGCTGA
- a CDS encoding fasciclin domain-containing protein codes for MRSTNRSTRTALAAFSITAVAVLGLAGCSMGGSAAENDEPAMSSEETQPTEQAMEADPAADLVGPGCAAYADAVPEGPGSVVGMSTDPVAVAASNNPLLTTLVAAVSGQLNPDVDLVDTLNGDEFTVFAPVDDAFAKIDAATIESLKTDSATLSKILTYHVVPGQLSPDEVVGTQTTVEGGTVEVTGSGDTLMVNDAAVICGGVHTANATVYLIDSVLMPTM; via the coding sequence ATGCGTTCCACGAACCGCAGCACCCGCACCGCCCTCGCGGCGTTCTCGATCACGGCGGTCGCCGTGCTCGGGCTCGCCGGATGCAGCATGGGCGGCAGCGCCGCCGAGAACGACGAACCCGCGATGTCGTCGGAGGAGACCCAGCCAACCGAGCAGGCGATGGAGGCCGACCCCGCTGCCGACCTCGTCGGACCGGGCTGCGCCGCCTACGCCGACGCCGTGCCCGAAGGCCCGGGTTCCGTCGTCGGCATGTCCACCGACCCGGTGGCCGTCGCCGCATCGAACAATCCGCTGCTGACGACGCTCGTCGCCGCGGTCTCGGGACAGCTGAACCCCGACGTCGACCTGGTCGACACCCTGAACGGTGACGAGTTCACCGTGTTCGCACCCGTCGACGACGCGTTCGCGAAGATCGACGCGGCGACGATCGAGTCGCTGAAGACCGACTCGGCGACGCTCTCGAAGATCCTCACCTACCACGTGGTGCCGGGTCAGCTCTCGCCCGATGAGGTCGTCGGCACGCAGACCACCGTCGAGGGCGGCACCGTCGAGGTGACCGGCTCGGGCGACACGCTCATGGTCAACGACGCCGCGGTCATCTGCGGCGGCGTGCACACCGCGAACGCGACGGTGTACCTCATCGACTCGGTGCTGATGCCCACCATGTAG
- a CDS encoding cytochrome c biogenesis protein DipZ, which produces MITLALIGLLGGLITGISPCILPVLPVIFLSGGAQSARGTTDAPAAGRWRPYLVIAGLVVSFSVFTLVGSLLLALLGLPQDVLRWAGIVVLVLIGIGLIVPRFEELLEKPFSWIPRRNVGTEQGGFPLGLALGAVYVPCAGPVLAAITVAGSTGRIGVETVVLTVSFAVGAALPLLIFALAGRRVAERVKTFRTHQRGIRITGGVVMIALAVGLVFNLPQLLQRLVPDYTSAFQQELAESDEITRALDLGGLVNDENDELDQCTNGAAVLESCGTAPSIRGIEQWFNTEAGTPVDLAELRGQVVLVDFWAYSCINCQRSVPHVVAWDEAYRDSGLAVVGIHSPEYAFEKEPRNVEAGIAAFGIDYPVGLDNSLATWTNYRNRYWPAHYLIDAEGVVRHISFGEGNYAATEGLIRELLQDADPEAMLPPVTEQADDTPEAGSTTPETFLGTTKQVNFGGREPYRRATTSFAFPKQLAADSFALDGSWALDTQSVAPAAGDARVRLDYTASEVRMVLGGEGTVVVDDGRERREIEISGVPRSYELVKTDAAASGILTVTVTPGVDAYSFTFG; this is translated from the coding sequence GTGATCACCCTCGCCCTCATCGGCCTCCTCGGAGGCCTCATCACCGGCATCTCGCCCTGCATCCTCCCGGTGCTGCCGGTCATCTTCCTGTCGGGCGGAGCGCAGAGCGCGAGGGGCACAACGGATGCCCCGGCGGCGGGGCGCTGGCGACCGTACCTCGTCATCGCGGGGCTGGTGGTGAGCTTCAGCGTCTTCACGCTCGTCGGCTCGCTCCTGCTCGCCCTGCTCGGGCTGCCGCAGGACGTGTTGCGCTGGGCCGGCATCGTCGTGCTCGTGCTCATCGGCATCGGGCTCATCGTGCCTCGCTTCGAAGAGCTGCTCGAGAAGCCGTTCTCGTGGATCCCGAGGAGGAACGTCGGCACCGAGCAGGGCGGGTTCCCGCTCGGCCTGGCCCTCGGCGCCGTGTACGTGCCGTGCGCGGGTCCCGTGCTCGCGGCCATCACGGTCGCCGGCTCGACGGGGCGCATCGGAGTCGAGACGGTGGTGCTGACCGTCTCGTTCGCCGTGGGGGCCGCGCTTCCGCTCCTCATCTTCGCCCTCGCGGGCCGGCGGGTCGCCGAACGGGTGAAGACCTTCCGCACCCACCAGCGCGGCATCCGCATCACCGGCGGCGTCGTGATGATCGCGCTCGCCGTGGGACTCGTCTTCAACCTGCCCCAATTGCTGCAGCGACTCGTGCCCGACTACACGAGCGCCTTCCAGCAGGAGCTCGCCGAGTCCGACGAGATCACGCGTGCCCTCGACCTCGGCGGCCTGGTGAACGACGAGAACGACGAGCTCGACCAGTGCACGAACGGCGCCGCCGTGCTCGAGTCGTGCGGCACGGCACCGTCGATCAGGGGCATCGAGCAATGGTTCAACACCGAGGCGGGCACGCCCGTCGACCTCGCGGAGCTGCGCGGACAGGTCGTACTCGTCGACTTCTGGGCCTACTCGTGCATCAACTGCCAGCGGTCCGTTCCGCACGTCGTCGCCTGGGACGAGGCCTACCGCGACTCGGGCCTCGCCGTCGTCGGCATCCACTCGCCCGAGTACGCCTTCGAGAAGGAGCCGCGCAACGTCGAGGCGGGCATCGCCGCCTTCGGCATCGACTATCCGGTGGGACTCGACAACTCGCTCGCGACGTGGACGAACTACCGCAACCGCTACTGGCCGGCGCACTACCTGATCGACGCCGAGGGCGTGGTGCGCCACATCTCGTTCGGCGAGGGCAACTACGCCGCGACCGAGGGGTTGATCCGCGAGTTGCTGCAGGACGCCGATCCCGAGGCGATGCTGCCGCCGGTCACCGAGCAGGCCGACGACACCCCCGAGGCCGGTTCCACGACGCCCGAGACCTTCCTCGGCACGACGAAGCAGGTCAACTTCGGCGGGCGCGAGCCGTATCGCCGGGCGACGACCTCCTTCGCGTTCCCGAAGCAGCTCGCCGCCGACTCCTTCGCCCTCGACGGCTCCTGGGCGCTCGACACCCAGTCGGTCGCCCCGGCGGCCGGCGACGCAAGGGTGCGACTCGACTACACCGCGAGCGAGGTGCGGATGGTGCTCGGAGGTGAGGGCACGGTCGTCGTCGACGACGGCCGTGAGCGCCGCGAGATCGAGATCAGCGGCGTGCCTCGCTCGTACGAGCTCGTGAAGACGGATGCCGCGGCATCCGGAATCCTCACCGTCACCGTGACCCCCGGTGTCGACGCCTACTCCTTCACCTTCGGATGA
- the sigK gene encoding ECF RNA polymerase sigma factor SigK: protein MLGRVADRDSDLTAPESGPTAEELLTRVGTGDRDAFGELYDQTSARVFGLVRRLVVDPAQAEEVTQDVYLEIWQVAPRFDATRGSALAWMFTLAHRRSVDRIRASQAARDRDLRIGVRDLDVPVDTVAEAVEIRVEHERVVDALGGLSDLQRECVSLAYYGGLTQSEIADRLEVPLGTVKTRLRDGMIRLRTALGVTT, encoded by the coding sequence ATGCTGGGGCGCGTGGCCGACCGCGACAGTGACCTCACTGCGCCGGAGTCCGGCCCGACCGCTGAGGAACTGCTCACCAGGGTCGGAACGGGCGACCGGGACGCGTTCGGCGAGCTCTACGACCAGACCTCGGCGCGGGTCTTCGGACTCGTCCGCAGGCTCGTCGTCGATCCGGCGCAGGCCGAGGAGGTGACGCAGGACGTGTACCTCGAGATCTGGCAGGTGGCCCCGCGGTTCGACGCGACGCGCGGCAGCGCTCTCGCGTGGATGTTCACGCTCGCGCATCGCCGCTCCGTCGACCGCATCCGCGCCTCCCAGGCGGCCCGCGACCGCGATCTCCGCATCGGAGTGCGCGACCTGGACGTGCCCGTCGACACGGTCGCCGAGGCGGTCGAGATCAGGGTCGAGCACGAGCGGGTCGTCGACGCTCTCGGGGGTCTCAGCGATCTGCAACGCGAGTGTGTTTCGCTGGCCTACTACGGCGGACTCACGCAGAGCGAGATCGCCGACCGCCTCGAAGTGCCGCTCGGCACCGTCAAGACCCGATTGCGAGACGGCATGATCAGATTGCGAACCGCATTGGGGGTGACGACGTGA
- a CDS encoding anti-sigma factor, producing the protein MSDTNEPRDERDEAGGAPAPDEHDALRDAVAAYALDAVDAEERAAVERALAEDAELRDEADGFAETAALLTGAAEPVEPPPALKSRLLAQLDGLAQQLPDAAAPDVPAAATVPAASPVAPQAPRAPGPAARAAKRRWFQRPGAIIAAAAASVVLIAGAIIGVAWTGPNGWGAQREMAAIAEAPDVESSTHELEGGGAVTLYWSAEQGRSGVVVEGLPDVGEASTYELWYIDDAGAQSAGTFDVAEGETWRVLEGDFAPGVAVGVTVEPAGGSPQPTTEPIVVIPT; encoded by the coding sequence GTGAGCGACACGAACGAGCCGCGCGACGAGCGCGACGAGGCCGGCGGCGCGCCGGCACCCGATGAGCACGACGCGCTCCGCGACGCCGTCGCCGCATATGCGCTCGACGCCGTCGACGCCGAGGAACGAGCCGCCGTCGAGCGCGCGCTCGCCGAAGACGCCGAGTTGCGCGACGAGGCCGACGGCTTCGCCGAGACGGCGGCGCTGCTCACCGGTGCGGCCGAGCCCGTCGAGCCGCCGCCGGCGCTGAAGTCCCGGCTGCTGGCACAGCTCGACGGGCTGGCGCAACAGCTTCCGGATGCCGCGGCGCCCGACGTCCCCGCGGCCGCGACTGTGCCTGCGGCCTCGCCCGTGGCGCCGCAGGCGCCTCGCGCACCAGGGCCGGCCGCGCGCGCGGCGAAGCGCCGGTGGTTCCAGCGTCCGGGCGCGATCATCGCGGCAGCGGCGGCATCCGTCGTGCTCATCGCCGGCGCGATCATCGGGGTCGCCTGGACCGGACCCAACGGCTGGGGGGCCCAGCGCGAGATGGCGGCGATCGCCGAGGCGCCGGACGTGGAGTCGTCGACGCACGAGCTCGAGGGCGGCGGAGCGGTCACGCTCTACTGGTCGGCCGAGCAGGGCCGCTCAGGCGTCGTCGTCGAGGGACTGCCCGATGTGGGCGAGGCGTCGACCTACGAGCTCTGGTACATCGACGATGCGGGCGCCCAGTCGGCCGGCACGTTCGACGTGGCCGAGGGCGAGACGTGGCGTGTGCTCGAGGGCGACTTCGCGCCGGGCGTCGCCGTCGGCGTCACCGTCGAGCCCGCGGGCGGTTCGCCGCAACCCACGACCGAACCGATCGTCGTCATCCCCACGTAG
- a CDS encoding LLM class F420-dependent oxidoreductase, translating to MRVGMFLNYAGGFRAVADEVVELERAGVDLIAVPEAYSFDAVSQLGFLAARTSTITLASGILQLYTRTPTLTAMTAAGLDYVSDGRFELGIGASGPQVIEGFHGVPYDAPLGRTRELVDICRMVWRREPVVHDGRRYKIPLPAGEGTGLGKPLKLINHPVRERIPITIASLGLKSVEQTAEIADGWLPMFFHPERAAGVWGDALAAGTAKRAPELAPLDIFASPAFAITDHPEQVLPLVKPQLALYIGGMGARGKNFYNELISNYGFEAEAAHIQDLYLEGRKDEAIAAVPDELVSAISLIGPAAHIAERVAAFAEAGVTTLAVTPLARNSAERIALMAGLRAIVG from the coding sequence ATGCGCGTCGGCATGTTCCTGAATTACGCGGGCGGATTCCGAGCGGTCGCCGACGAGGTCGTCGAACTCGAGCGCGCGGGCGTCGATCTCATCGCCGTGCCCGAGGCGTACTCGTTCGACGCGGTGAGCCAGCTCGGCTTCCTCGCGGCCCGCACCTCGACCATCACGCTCGCCTCAGGCATCCTGCAGCTCTACACGCGCACGCCCACGCTCACGGCGATGACTGCCGCGGGCCTCGACTACGTCTCCGACGGCCGGTTCGAGCTCGGCATCGGGGCATCCGGTCCGCAGGTCATCGAGGGCTTCCATGGGGTGCCCTACGACGCGCCGCTCGGCCGCACCCGCGAACTCGTCGACATCTGCCGCATGGTCTGGCGCCGCGAGCCCGTCGTGCACGACGGGCGCCGCTACAAGATCCCGCTGCCCGCGGGAGAGGGCACCGGGCTCGGCAAGCCGCTGAAGCTCATCAACCACCCCGTGCGCGAGCGCATCCCGATCACGATCGCCTCGCTCGGCCTGAAGTCGGTCGAGCAGACCGCCGAGATCGCCGACGGCTGGCTGCCGATGTTCTTCCACCCCGAACGGGCCGCCGGCGTGTGGGGCGACGCGCTCGCCGCGGGCACCGCGAAGCGCGCGCCCGAGCTCGCGCCGCTCGACATCTTCGCGAGCCCCGCGTTCGCGATCACCGACCACCCCGAGCAGGTGCTGCCGCTCGTCAAGCCGCAGCTCGCGCTTTACATCGGCGGCATGGGCGCCCGCGGCAAGAACTTCTACAACGAGCTCATCTCGAACTACGGCTTCGAGGCCGAGGCCGCGCACATTCAAGACCTCTACCTCGAGGGCCGCAAAGACGAGGCGATCGCCGCGGTGCCCGACGAGCTCGTCAGCGCGATCTCGCTCATCGGCCCGGCCGCTCACATCGCCGAGCGGGTCGCCGCGTTCGCCGAGGCCGGCGTCACGACCCTCGCCGTCACGCCGCTCGCCCGCAACTCGGCCGAGCGCATCGCACTCATGGCCGGGCTGCGCGCCATCGTCGGCTGA
- a CDS encoding YegP family protein: protein MAGTFELYEDASGQFRFRLKAGNGQTIAASEAYTTKAAAKNGIESVRTNAPDAPIVDQTE from the coding sequence ATGGCGGGAACGTTCGAGCTCTATGAGGATGCGAGCGGACAGTTCAGGTTCCGACTGAAGGCCGGCAATGGCCAGACGATCGCGGCATCCGAGGCCTACACGACGAAGGCGGCCGCGAAGAACGGCATCGAGTCGGTGCGCACCAACGCCCCCGACGCACCCATCGTCGACCAGACCGAGTAG
- a CDS encoding ScyD/ScyE family protein — MHTRIPLIGVAMAAAVALAVATPAIAAQPSGTPSTRADGLVTPLGLAIDASGRAYVSQNFIGVLSLIDKKGDATAVVATEGDEVSAPAVEGGTVYYVTTNGDHTSAWLNSTTNGVETSIADLAGYEATVNPDSVNTYGFSDLSAECEAEFVPFPPFPPLGMPNYTGIVDTHAYGATAVGGDVYIADAGANAVLKVDAEGVVSTVAVLPPAAPITVTAENIGEAPWPACVYGHDYRAEPVPTDVEMGPDGLLYVTSLPGGSEDPTLGPRGVVYSIDPGTGETNLVATGFGGATGIAVASNGTLYVAELFGGPMGAGQVAVVAPGASSATSVIEVSMPSAVSVRAETLYVTTDSLGDAKLTVVPLKGGAHAKK, encoded by the coding sequence ATGCACACGCGTATTCCACTCATCGGCGTCGCGATGGCGGCAGCCGTCGCACTCGCCGTCGCAACCCCGGCGATCGCCGCCCAACCCAGCGGCACGCCCTCCACACGAGCCGATGGCCTCGTGACCCCGCTCGGACTCGCCATCGACGCATCCGGTCGCGCCTACGTCTCGCAGAACTTCATCGGCGTACTCTCCCTCATCGACAAGAAGGGTGACGCGACAGCGGTCGTGGCCACCGAGGGCGACGAGGTCAGCGCACCCGCCGTCGAGGGCGGCACCGTGTACTACGTGACCACGAACGGCGATCACACGAGCGCGTGGCTGAATTCGACGACCAACGGAGTCGAGACCTCGATCGCCGACCTCGCCGGGTACGAGGCCACGGTGAACCCCGACTCGGTCAATACCTACGGGTTCAGCGACCTGAGCGCCGAATGCGAAGCCGAGTTCGTACCGTTCCCGCCGTTCCCGCCGCTCGGCATGCCGAACTACACGGGCATCGTCGACACGCACGCCTACGGCGCGACCGCCGTCGGCGGCGATGTGTACATCGCCGATGCCGGCGCGAACGCCGTGCTCAAGGTCGATGCGGAGGGCGTCGTCTCGACCGTCGCCGTGCTGCCACCGGCCGCACCGATCACGGTCACCGCGGAGAACATCGGCGAGGCTCCGTGGCCCGCCTGCGTCTACGGGCACGACTACCGCGCCGAACCCGTGCCCACCGATGTCGAAATGGGACCCGACGGCCTGCTCTACGTGACGAGCCTGCCCGGCGGCTCGGAGGATCCGACTCTCGGCCCGCGCGGCGTCGTGTACTCGATCGACCCCGGCACCGGTGAGACGAATCTCGTCGCGACCGGCTTCGGCGGCGCGACGGGCATCGCCGTCGCCTCGAACGGCACGCTCTACGTCGCCGAACTCTTCGGCGGCCCGATGGGCGCCGGACAGGTCGCGGTCGTGGCCCCGGGTGCGAGCTCGGCGACCTCCGTCATCGAGGTCTCGATGCCCTCGGCCGTCTCGGTACGCGCAGAGACGCTCTACGTGACGACGGACTCGCTGGGTGACGCCAAGCTGACCGTCGTTCCGTTGAAGGGCGGCGCGCACGCCAAGAAGTGA
- a CDS encoding sensor histidine kinase has product MDPADAPARTARNPTLADLVAALAAAAALLPLTIVEVFRAMPVDAGWRVVVLGSFVLLHAAVALRRRSPVGVLVLASVIMLALTAASLPGSPTIAVLLPSSLVYLVFVFTAAASGERLADAAALALGLTGAALITAVAIAHEAADAIVSEPGALITLAGFLVASIGAAWALGRSRLELRRTRAARELAREQAAELRLQREREAAAEERRRLGRDLHDVVSHSLAVMVAQAEASRVLLGRDDVRARAAIEHVVATGRSAMTDMRGLVSVLAVPPGDGEHDAAPMEPSPGLADLPELVDRAAAPGRAVTLEQAGAARAVSPGLGLTVYRVVQESLTNTLKHTQAPTRSAVRLEWGAEVLEVTVDDDGRAEPAVLGRPEGRGIRGMRERTRQLGGDFENGPLDGGGWRTRLTLPLPPSETKR; this is encoded by the coding sequence ATGGACCCTGCAGACGCCCCCGCCCGAACGGCGCGGAATCCGACGCTCGCGGACCTGGTGGCGGCGCTCGCCGCCGCCGCGGCACTGCTGCCGCTCACGATCGTCGAAGTGTTCCGAGCGATGCCGGTGGACGCGGGCTGGAGGGTCGTCGTCCTCGGCTCCTTCGTGCTGCTGCACGCGGCCGTGGCCCTGCGCCGGCGCTCGCCGGTCGGCGTGCTGGTGCTCGCCTCGGTGATCATGCTGGCACTGACCGCGGCGAGCCTGCCGGGCAGCCCAACCATCGCGGTACTGCTGCCGAGCAGCCTCGTCTACCTCGTCTTCGTCTTCACGGCGGCGGCGAGCGGCGAGCGTCTGGCCGACGCCGCTGCGCTCGCCCTGGGGCTCACGGGAGCCGCGCTGATCACGGCGGTGGCGATCGCCCACGAAGCGGCCGATGCGATCGTCTCCGAACCGGGCGCGCTGATCACGCTCGCGGGATTCCTCGTCGCCTCGATCGGAGCCGCATGGGCGCTCGGTCGCTCGCGGCTCGAACTCCGCCGCACCCGCGCCGCGCGGGAGCTCGCGCGCGAGCAGGCCGCCGAGCTCCGCCTGCAGCGCGAGCGCGAGGCCGCTGCTGAAGAACGCCGGCGCCTTGGCCGCGACCTGCACGATGTGGTGTCGCACTCGCTCGCCGTCATGGTCGCCCAGGCCGAGGCGTCACGCGTGCTGCTCGGGCGCGACGACGTGCGCGCCCGCGCGGCGATCGAACACGTCGTGGCGACCGGTCGCAGCGCGATGACGGACATGCGCGGCCTCGTCTCCGTGCTGGCCGTGCCTCCGGGCGACGGCGAGCACGATGCCGCCCCGATGGAGCCGAGTCCGGGTCTGGCGGATCTGCCGGAGCTCGTCGATCGCGCCGCGGCGCCTGGCCGCGCGGTGACGCTCGAACAGGCCGGGGCGGCTCGCGCGGTCAGCCCGGGCCTCGGCCTCACGGTCTACCGCGTCGTGCAGGAGTCCCTCACGAACACGCTGAAGCACACGCAGGCGCCGACGCGGAGCGCGGTGCGACTCGAGTGGGGAGCCGAGGTGCTCGAGGTGACCGTCGACGACGACGGCAGAGCGGAGCCCGCCGTGCTCGGCCGGCCCGAGGGCCGCGGCATCCGTGGCATGCGGGAACGGACGCGGCAGCTGGGCGGCGACTTCGAGAACGGCCCGCTCGACGGCGGCGGATGGCGCACCCGACTGACGTTGCCGCTGCCTCCGTCGGAGACGAAGCGATGA